One Antennarius striatus isolate MH-2024 chromosome 17, ASM4005453v1, whole genome shotgun sequence genomic window carries:
- the rab32b gene encoding ras-related protein Rab-32 — protein sequence MAGSATAPWTERLFKVLVIGDLEVGKSSIVLRYVHKRFNETYKSSLGVDFALKTIELGPKTLVRMQLWDIAGQDRFKKMSRVYYKGAMGALVVFDITNSSTLEAASEWKRDLDSKLCLDSGHPIPAVLLANKCDMTGRDGDLVKSLDDFCKVNRFTGWFETSAKDNINIDEAGAFLVKQMMLCDTGLSNEECHKETIKVGLASEESQTQSSCCWSPRL from the exons ATGGCTGGAAGTGCAACGGCACCATGGACAGAGAGGCTGTTCAAAGTTTTAGTTATTGGGGATTTGGAAGTTGGAAAGAGCAGCATTGTCTTGCGTTATGTTCATAAACGCTTTAATGAAACTTATAAATCATCGCTTGGAGTTGATTTTGCTCTTAAAACAATTGAGTTGGGTCCCAAGACTCTGGTGAGAATGCAACTTTGGGATATTGCAG GCCAGGACAGGTTTAAGAAGATGTCCAGAGTGTACTACAAAGGTGCGATGGGAGCATTAGTGGTGTTTGACATCACAAACAGCTCCACCCTGGAGGCCGCCTCAGAGTGGAAACGAGATCTTGACAGCAAACTGTGTCTCGACAGTGGACATCCGATCCCTGCTGTCCTGCTGGCGAACAAATGTGACATGACAGGAAGAGACGGGGACTTGGTGAAATCACTGGACGACTTCTGTAAAGTCAACAGATTCACGGGCTGGTTTGAGACCTCTGCAAAG GACAACATAAATATTGATGAGGCAGGTGCCTTCCTTGTTAAACAAATGATGCTCTGCGACACCGGCCTGTCCAATGAGGAGTGCCACAAGGAGACAATCAAAGTGGGCCTGGCGTCAGAGGAAAGTCAGACCCAGTCATCGTGCTGCTGGAGTCCGCGGCTCTAA